TTTCAAATAAATTAGTTCACTTCTTGGAAGTACAGAATATGCTATTGTTAGCGCCTTCTTGCCAAATAAAGTGCACATATGCATCATGGCTACCTGCAGTCTGATGCTTTGGAATTCATATATTCTGTTCGGAACATAGTACCTTGTGTACAGGATGTAATAAGCCCTGTCACGCGTTAGGTTGAAGATGTTAACATCCGGGTTATGCTTAGAAGAGATTCCGTATTTCGTAAAGCCTCCGAGTTCGTCAAATGTCAGAGTGCTCCCTTCAAAGTCGACAACGCTGTATATAACGTACTCGACTATGGAGTTGTTGTAGAGAGCTTTTCTGAGATTCTCAATATCTTTCTTAAGTTCATTAAAGCTTTTGAGCGTTAGTTGTGTTGAATCTGGAGTTTCCACATTTTGTGTGGTAGTTCCATCAGTTGAAGCGGAAACGACCTCATTACCGGTATTTTCAACCGAAACAGATGCCAAATTAATTGCCTTCTTTTGGGAAGGTGCATAAAAGAAAGTTTGATAGATTATTGCATTTGAGAAGAGAAGTAAGCCAAGAATTATCAGGTAAAGGATTATTCTCTCAGCTCTGTTCATGCCTTTTAGCACTTCAGACAATTATTCAGTTATCAATTTTGAATCGCTCAATGTCCATGTTCTTTCCATGTATACTTCTCCGGTATCGAGGTTGTAGAATTTCGTAAGGAGTGTGTTTTCGTCGATTTCAATAGTCATGACGCTCCTCGACGTTCCATTTTTGGGTAGTGATGTACTGCCGGGGTTTAGCACAAATTTTCCGTCTATTTCCTCTATCTTTGGTATATGTGTGTGTCCGTGAATTATGAATTGAGCGCTCGTGTCGTTGACAAATTGCTTTATATCATTTTCCTCGAATATCTCGCCGTGGACGAGCAAGAAGGAAAAATCTCCGAAGTATTCCATTGTCACCTTCGGCATCTCTTGTACAGACAAAACCTTTAAGTCTATATCAGCATCGCAGTTGCCTCTGATGTAGTCTATTCGGTAGTTTTTGAGCTTCTCAACTAAGCTCTTCGGGTCATATCCATCAGGTAACGGATTTCGTGGACCGTGATAGAGCACATCTCCAAGATGGAAAATGCTTGTGAATTGTTTTAAATCAAAAAGTTTTTCAATATCTTCCCAAGCTTTCACTGAACCATGCGTATCGCTGACAACGAGTATTTTCATACATGAGGCAACTAAGCCTTTCCCTCCTTCGTAGCGGTTGAAACCTGTTTTCTGTATTTATTAACCGTCCTGCGCGATATATTTATGCCTTCGGATTTGAGTATGAGTGCCAGATGAGCATCTGTCAGTGTGTTGTCTATTTCTAAGAGTCTCTGT
Above is a genomic segment from Fervidobacterium gondwanense DSM 13020 containing:
- a CDS encoding glycosyl hydrolase 108 family protein, which translates into the protein MNRAERIILYLIILGLLLFSNAIIYQTFFYAPSQKKAINLASVSVENTGNEVVSASTDGTTTQNVETPDSTQLTLKSFNELKKDIENLRKALYNNSIVEYVIYSVVDFEGSTLTFDELGGFTKYGISSKHNPDVNIFNLTRDRAYYILYTRYYVPNRIYEFQSIRLQVAMMHMCTLFGKKALTIAYSVLPRSELIYLKDSDPRFPWIVEKLRTAFSQHARQIGTRYPQYLKGWLNRINKVFYIG
- the yfcE gene encoding phosphodiesterase, whose amino-acid sequence is MKILVVSDTHGSVKAWEDIEKLFDLKQFTSIFHLGDVLYHGPRNPLPDGYDPKSLVEKLKNYRIDYIRGNCDADIDLKVLSVQEMPKVTMEYFGDFSFLLVHGEIFEENDIKQFVNDTSAQFIIHGHTHIPKIEEIDGKFVLNPGSTSLPKNGTSRSVMTIEIDENTLLTKFYNLDTGEVYMERTWTLSDSKLITE